A genome region from Labilibaculum antarcticum includes the following:
- a CDS encoding aminopeptidase P family protein has protein sequence MTFANRVNALRSLLHEKNIHAYIITSSDPHMSEYVPDRWSTRQWLSGFTGSAGTLVVTQEKAGLWTDSRYFLQAETQLAGSGIKLFRMGTAGTPTQNEWLSDELPIKPNVGFDGTCFSVAQTRELKHKLGDLGINIEEEFDLVNEIWENRPELPTKPIYDHEVCYSGQTRYSKLLNIRKQMEEFECNFHFVGSLDDVAWIFNIRGNDVDYNPLALAYAIIGVESATLYLNEGQISNELIQKLAEDEIYIADYTRVFNDLSEIAGSSNVLLDSNRTNLNIFNSISANIIERENPSQLLKSLKNEVEIEGMKNAMKKDGVALTHFYYWLEENIDKTKITEFTVMDKLKEFRSLQKDFKGESFGTIAGYKDHGAHPHYSTTPESNVEIKRESLLLIDSGAQYLDGTTDITRTIPLGELNEEEKTDFTLVLKGMIQLALAKFPRGTRGCNLDILARQALWKSGKDYGHGTGHGVGCFMNVHEGPQSIRQEIKDQALLPGMITSDEPGFYREGFYGIRHENLILCCPEKTTQFGEFLNFETITLCHFETKGIITKLLTPEEREWLNNYHEKVYEIISPELDDKHKNWLKEKTKTI, from the coding sequence ATGACTTTTGCTAACAGAGTAAACGCCTTGCGTTCTTTATTACATGAAAAAAATATTCATGCCTACATTATAACCAGTTCAGATCCTCACATGAGCGAATACGTTCCCGACAGATGGAGCACACGTCAATGGTTATCTGGATTTACCGGCTCGGCAGGAACACTTGTCGTAACCCAGGAAAAAGCGGGTTTGTGGACCGATTCCAGATATTTTCTTCAAGCGGAAACCCAATTAGCTGGTAGTGGAATTAAACTCTTCAGAATGGGAACTGCAGGAACTCCTACTCAAAACGAATGGTTATCCGATGAGCTACCTATAAAACCAAATGTTGGATTTGACGGAACCTGTTTCTCTGTTGCGCAAACCAGAGAGTTAAAACACAAATTAGGCGATTTAGGAATTAATATCGAGGAAGAATTCGACCTTGTTAATGAAATTTGGGAAAATCGGCCAGAACTCCCTACCAAGCCAATTTATGATCATGAAGTTTGCTATTCAGGTCAGACCCGATATAGTAAATTGCTGAATATCCGCAAACAAATGGAAGAATTTGAATGCAACTTCCATTTTGTAGGTAGTTTAGATGATGTAGCCTGGATATTCAATATCAGAGGTAATGATGTCGATTACAATCCCCTTGCCTTGGCCTATGCCATAATAGGAGTCGAATCGGCGACCCTTTACCTTAATGAAGGTCAAATTTCTAATGAATTGATTCAAAAGTTAGCCGAGGACGAGATTTATATTGCTGATTATACCCGAGTGTTTAACGATTTGAGTGAAATAGCAGGATCCTCGAATGTTCTTTTAGATTCAAACAGAACTAACTTAAATATTTTCAACTCGATAAGTGCCAATATTATTGAACGAGAAAACCCTTCACAACTGCTGAAAAGTCTAAAAAATGAAGTGGAAATAGAAGGAATGAAAAACGCCATGAAGAAGGATGGTGTAGCTCTAACTCACTTCTACTATTGGCTCGAAGAAAATATTGATAAAACAAAGATTACCGAATTTACGGTAATGGATAAACTCAAGGAATTCAGATCTCTTCAAAAAGATTTTAAAGGCGAAAGCTTTGGAACAATTGCTGGTTACAAAGATCATGGAGCTCATCCTCATTACTCTACAACACCTGAATCGAATGTTGAAATTAAAAGGGAAAGTTTACTTCTAATTGATTCCGGAGCACAATACCTTGATGGAACGACTGATATTACCAGAACCATTCCCTTGGGCGAATTAAATGAAGAAGAGAAAACTGATTTCACTCTGGTTTTAAAAGGAATGATTCAATTAGCACTCGCTAAGTTCCCCAGAGGAACTCGTGGATGCAATTTAGATATCCTGGCTCGTCAGGCATTGTGGAAAAGTGGGAAGGATTACGGTCACGGAACAGGGCATGGTGTTGGGTGTTTTATGAATGTTCATGAAGGTCCTCAAAGTATCCGACAAGAAATTAAAGATCAGGCCTTACTACCCGGTATGATAACTTCCGATGAACCGGGATTTTACCGTGAAGGATTTTACGGAATTCGTCATGAAAATCTTATTCTTTGTTGCCCGGAGAAAACAACTCAATTTGGAGAATTCCTAAATTTTGAAACAATCACCTTGTGTCATTTCGAAACGAAAGGTATTATAACTAAGCTTCTAACTCCCGAAGAAAGAGAATGGTTAAATAATTATCATGAGAAAGTTTACGAGATAATATCTCCCGAACTGGATGACAAACACAAAAACTGGTTAAAAGAAAAAACCAAAACGATATAA
- a CDS encoding RNA polymerase sigma factor: MSSSYKNIHQDLIELCGKNDPKAQFKIYKLYYKAMYNTSLRIVKDAREAEDIMQEAFLSAFRNIKKYKGEVSFGAWLKRIVVNRSLDSLKKKKLELFPLDNELYKLSEEEENQSVTYSEEQINSIKKGIDLLPTGYRIILSLYLIEGYDHEEIGSILNITASTSRSQFLRAKKKLIQIISEKENQKLL, translated from the coding sequence ATGAGCTCATCGTACAAGAACATTCACCAGGACCTAATTGAGCTTTGTGGAAAAAATGACCCCAAAGCCCAGTTCAAAATCTATAAGTTATACTACAAAGCAATGTATAACACATCTTTACGAATTGTAAAAGATGCAAGAGAAGCAGAAGATATTATGCAAGAAGCATTTTTATCTGCCTTCAGAAACATTAAAAAATACAAAGGTGAGGTTAGTTTTGGTGCCTGGCTAAAAAGAATAGTTGTAAACCGTTCTTTGGATAGTTTAAAAAAGAAAAAATTGGAATTATTTCCTCTCGACAATGAGCTGTATAAATTATCGGAAGAAGAGGAAAACCAAAGCGTTACATATTCTGAAGAACAAATTAATAGTATAAAAAAAGGAATAGACCTGCTACCAACAGGCTACCGAATTATTTTGAGTCTGTATTTGATTGAAGGGTATGATCATGAAGAAATAGGAAGCATTCTTAACATTACTGCCTCCACTTCCCGATCACAATTCTTACGAGCGAAGAAAAAACTAATTCAGATAATTTCGGAAAAAGAAAACCAAAAATTGCTATGA
- a CDS encoding thioredoxin-like domain-containing protein — protein MIFANNKILAFVFLLITQSVFGQMQLKLTVEMPNCKNEEFLLLQGDEGGTFVIDKTDVSENGILSFSWEGNYGFYRLLGENEKIDFMISTPDFHFSLEGKPEGGVLRFPDNDKNNKFHYYLSVFEALNRNIEDLREKLNALNKRDSSYKELRSQFKNVQKEKKVLVKDLWRSHIDEWPARMALAQQELMPDFKLKGKDYDDYLQKHFFDYFTFSDSVLQATPIYYEKIGKFLKAQHIDDLIKAESYEKIKEVINKLFWLTELEPTSQKYLANYLMNRYSEKDHPEIYHVTVDAYKVMNTCEYVMGNKVIQNRMQNSYLNNTGWVVPDVPLNNSLDGKIQSLSDVNSDLTLLIIWSGSCIHSREMLERINDLYPEYHELGLEVVAVSLDNNLNYWQQMVSQNYYPWVNACDTDGLNGVTAEQFNIYVTPSMFLIDPSLKTVAVPQTFFQLEKELMEFFK, from the coding sequence ATGATATTTGCAAACAATAAAATTCTTGCATTTGTATTTTTGCTGATCACACAAAGCGTGTTTGGACAAATGCAACTGAAATTAACTGTTGAAATGCCCAATTGTAAGAACGAAGAGTTTTTACTTTTGCAAGGCGATGAAGGAGGGACGTTCGTTATTGACAAAACGGATGTAAGTGAAAATGGAATCCTGTCTTTTTCGTGGGAAGGTAATTATGGTTTCTACAGACTTTTGGGTGAGAATGAAAAAATTGATTTTATGATTTCCACTCCTGATTTTCACTTCTCCTTAGAAGGGAAACCAGAAGGGGGAGTGCTTCGTTTTCCTGATAATGATAAAAATAATAAGTTCCATTATTACCTTTCAGTATTTGAAGCGTTGAATCGAAATATTGAGGATTTAAGAGAAAAACTGAATGCTTTAAATAAAAGAGATTCATCATATAAAGAGTTGCGCTCCCAGTTTAAAAATGTGCAAAAAGAGAAGAAAGTTTTAGTAAAAGATTTGTGGCGATCTCATATCGACGAATGGCCGGCACGCATGGCATTGGCTCAACAAGAATTAATGCCTGATTTTAAACTAAAAGGAAAGGATTACGATGATTATCTTCAGAAGCATTTTTTTGATTACTTCACTTTTTCAGATTCAGTATTGCAAGCAACGCCAATTTATTATGAAAAAATTGGAAAGTTTTTAAAAGCACAACACATTGATGATCTGATAAAAGCAGAAAGCTATGAAAAGATAAAAGAAGTAATTAATAAATTGTTTTGGCTAACCGAATTGGAGCCTACTTCTCAAAAATATCTGGCGAATTATTTAATGAATCGTTATTCTGAAAAAGATCATCCTGAAATTTACCATGTAACAGTGGATGCCTACAAAGTGATGAATACCTGTGAATACGTTATGGGCAATAAGGTGATACAAAACAGAATGCAGAATTCATATCTGAACAATACCGGGTGGGTGGTTCCTGATGTGCCGCTAAACAATTCTTTAGATGGTAAAATTCAATCATTATCAGATGTTAATAGTGATTTAACTCTACTGATAATTTGGTCGGGGAGTTGTATTCATAGTAGAGAGATGCTGGAGCGTATTAACGATTTGTATCCGGAATATCATGAATTAGGTTTGGAGGTTGTAGCAGTATCACTTGATAATAATTTGAATTATTGGCAACAAATGGTTTCTCAAAACTATTACCCTTGGGTAAATGCGTGCGATACCGATGGTTTAAATGGCGTAACGGCTGAACAATTTAATATTTACGTGACTCCAAGTATGTTTCTGATTGATCCAAGTCTGAAAACAGTTGCTGTTCCTCAAACCTTCTTCCAATTGGAAAAAGAATTGATGGAGTTTTTTAAGTAG
- a CDS encoding HAD family hydrolase gives MKLKAIIFDLDNTIYSVYSIGDKLFEPLFNLFQNDPDLHDKIESIKKDIMRKPFQKVASEYQLSETLIKKGFEILKELTADMGMTPFEDYISTKQLDCDKFLVTVGFTKMQEGKVKNLGIKEDFNEIYIIDPQKDNRTKKEVFAEIMERHQYQPNELIVVGDDPNSEIQAAKELGIKAILYDKLIFNSHRTDLIRITDYQQLIKFIEDYE, from the coding sequence ATGAAATTAAAAGCAATAATCTTTGATTTAGACAACACGATTTATTCAGTATATTCTATTGGTGATAAATTATTTGAACCATTATTTAATCTATTTCAGAATGACCCTGACTTACATGATAAAATTGAAAGTATAAAAAAAGATATTATGAGAAAACCATTTCAAAAGGTTGCTTCAGAATATCAACTTTCCGAAACATTGATTAAAAAAGGATTTGAAATACTTAAGGAATTGACCGCTGATATGGGAATGACCCCATTTGAAGATTATATTTCCACAAAACAATTAGATTGTGATAAATTTTTGGTGACAGTCGGATTTACAAAAATGCAAGAAGGGAAAGTCAAAAATTTGGGAATAAAAGAAGATTTCAATGAAATTTACATCATAGACCCACAAAAGGACAATAGAACAAAAAAGGAAGTTTTTGCTGAAATTATGGAAAGACATCAGTATCAACCCAATGAGTTGATAGTAGTAGGTGATGACCCAAATTCAGAAATACAAGCAGCTAAAGAATTAGGAATAAAAGCAATTTTGTACGATAAGTTAATATTTAACAGTCACCGAACTGATTTAATAAGGATAACAGATTATCAACAGTTGATAAAATTCATTGAGGATTATGAATGA
- a CDS encoding sensor histidine kinase has product MENQDFENTDNRKLKVLSKLNLASIFENTTDSVWAINSAYEILYANSVFVSAFHEGFGIYLKTGINLLLSLPKPFREVWKLRYDRALSNESFSFIDNINTENTSLYIEVFMNPIVVDEEIIGALFFGKDITKRKQTEKALIDSQLLLKSSLESQSNTILFSIDKDYHYLYFNSAHAKVMKHAYGKEIEVGMNILDCISSDEDRAIAKDNYDRALRGETHSNVRMYGTENLAYYESFFNPIKNDRNKIIGATGLARDISERKRSELALIESERKLKELNATKDKFFSIIAHDLRSPFNNIIGFSELLIEKVNDTSFTESEKYLNVINSSANNTLTLLDNLLNWAKSQTGKISFKPEKIVFSNIILEVLKLEKTIANAKNISLNYFTADEIEVYADEDMLKIILRNLISNAIKFTKPGGEIRVFAILTKDWVEITISDNGVGMNEEKRKELFKISSNSSTIGTAKEKGSGLGLILCKEFVKKHGGNIWTESELGKGSDFKFTLPFNKSE; this is encoded by the coding sequence ATGGAAAATCAAGATTTTGAGAATACTGACAATAGAAAGCTTAAAGTTTTGAGTAAACTAAATTTAGCATCCATCTTTGAGAATACAACAGATAGTGTATGGGCAATAAATTCGGCATATGAAATTCTATATGCTAACAGTGTTTTTGTTTCTGCTTTTCATGAGGGGTTCGGAATTTATCTTAAGACAGGAATAAACCTTCTTTTGTCACTTCCTAAACCTTTTAGAGAAGTCTGGAAATTACGATATGACAGAGCCCTGAGTAATGAATCGTTTTCATTTATCGACAATATTAATACTGAGAATACTTCACTATACATTGAAGTATTTATGAATCCGATAGTTGTTGACGAAGAAATAATTGGAGCATTGTTTTTCGGAAAAGACATCACTAAACGCAAGCAAACTGAAAAGGCATTGATCGATTCACAGTTGCTACTAAAGTCCAGTTTAGAAAGCCAAAGTAACACAATACTTTTCTCTATCGATAAAGATTATCACTATCTGTACTTCAATTCGGCTCATGCTAAAGTAATGAAACATGCCTATGGAAAGGAAATCGAAGTTGGAATGAATATTCTGGATTGCATAAGCTCTGATGAAGATAGGGCAATAGCCAAAGACAATTACGACCGAGCGTTGAGGGGCGAAACTCATTCAAATGTTAGGATGTATGGGACCGAAAATCTTGCTTATTACGAAAGTTTTTTTAATCCGATTAAAAATGATAGGAATAAGATTATTGGAGCAACAGGCTTAGCAAGAGATATAAGTGAAAGGAAAAGATCTGAATTAGCGTTAATTGAAAGTGAAAGAAAATTAAAAGAATTAAATGCAACTAAAGACAAGTTTTTTTCAATTATAGCACACGATTTACGAAGCCCTTTTAACAACATTATAGGATTTTCCGAATTGTTAATTGAAAAAGTAAATGATACATCATTTACTGAATCTGAAAAGTATTTAAACGTTATAAATTCGTCGGCTAACAACACGCTTACTCTGCTGGATAACTTATTAAACTGGGCAAAATCTCAAACTGGAAAAATTAGTTTCAAGCCAGAAAAAATAGTTTTTTCAAATATCATTCTGGAAGTTTTAAAACTTGAAAAAACAATAGCAAATGCTAAAAACATCTCTTTAAATTATTTCACTGCAGATGAAATTGAAGTTTATGCAGATGAAGATATGCTGAAAATAATTTTAAGGAATCTTATTTCCAATGCAATTAAATTCACAAAACCTGGAGGAGAAATACGTGTCTTTGCAATTTTAACAAAAGATTGGGTTGAGATAACCATTTCGGATAATGGTGTTGGTATGAATGAAGAAAAACGTAAAGAGCTTTTTAAGATATCTTCAAATTCAAGCACAATTGGCACAGCAAAAGAAAAAGGTTCTGGTTTAGGTTTAATCCTTTGCAAAGAATTCGTTAAAAAACATGGTGGAAATATTTGGACTGAGAGTGAATTAGGCAAAGGTAGTGATTTCAAATTCACACTACCTTTTAATAAATCCGAATGA
- the tnpA gene encoding IS200/IS605 family transposase has protein sequence MGQSLVQNYLHIVFSTKHREALIHSPHEEKLHAYLGKTCNELSCPILIVGGHVDHIHLLCMLSKNSSLVELIKRIKTSSSRWMKMQSSELAHFYWQDGYGAFSVNPTEVDVIRDYIQNQHQHHKKHSFQDEYRAFLKKYKVDYDERYIWD, from the coding sequence ATGGGACAATCATTAGTACAAAACTACCTTCACATCGTATTCAGCACAAAACATCGTGAGGCGCTCATACATTCCCCACACGAAGAAAAGCTGCACGCCTATCTTGGTAAAACATGTAATGAGCTTAGTTGTCCCATATTAATAGTAGGAGGTCATGTCGATCATATTCACCTACTTTGTATGTTATCAAAAAACAGTAGTTTGGTAGAACTTATCAAACGCATCAAAACATCATCGTCGAGATGGATGAAAATGCAGAGCTCTGAATTGGCGCATTTTTACTGGCAAGATGGTTATGGTGCCTTCTCGGTAAACCCAACTGAGGTGGATGTCATTCGAGACTATATACAGAACCAGCATCAGCATCACAAGAAGCATAGTTTTCAAGATGAATACCGTGCTTTTCTTAAAAAATACAAGGTCGATTATGACGAGAGATACATCTGGGATTAA
- a CDS encoding DUF6261 family protein, protein MFNKTKFYLLILSDYQFLATYVLDILNRYEEPELQLGKVKAKLKAANDKLLGSAQMVKSKAVTEVLAKLDLDRDDAWMSFYHYLISCSRRLNSESREFADRLLVIASVPEMHIHNLGYQKQTVNTTNFFNIIDADVVYTEALEKISANVLYNELKSAQAVFEEKEADKFNDGTGKEKSESVEATKDIRTALVSLEKLLSTMNDLTDKPEYLVIATAINEVVDQVNAKALGRTTRRKNSKAEEVAN, encoded by the coding sequence ATGTTTAACAAAACGAAATTCTATTTGTTGATTTTATCAGATTACCAATTTTTAGCAACTTATGTGTTGGATATTTTAAATCGGTACGAAGAACCCGAATTACAATTGGGGAAAGTTAAAGCGAAACTAAAAGCAGCAAATGATAAGCTACTTGGTAGTGCACAAATGGTAAAATCGAAGGCTGTAACCGAGGTGTTGGCAAAATTGGATTTGGATAGGGATGATGCGTGGATGTCATTTTATCATTACCTGATTTCCTGTTCGCGCAGATTAAATTCTGAATCGAGAGAGTTTGCCGATAGATTACTGGTAATCGCATCTGTGCCAGAGATGCATATTCATAATTTGGGGTATCAGAAACAAACTGTTAACACAACTAATTTTTTCAATATCATAGATGCTGATGTTGTATATACTGAGGCTTTGGAGAAAATTTCGGCCAATGTATTGTACAATGAATTGAAATCAGCGCAAGCGGTATTTGAGGAAAAAGAAGCTGATAAATTTAATGATGGTACGGGAAAAGAGAAATCGGAGAGCGTTGAGGCGACGAAAGATATTAGAACAGCCTTAGTTAGCCTGGAAAAACTTTTGTCTACCATGAATGATCTTACAGACAAACCTGAATATTTAGTAATTGCAACTGCCATAAATGAAGTGGTGGATCAGGTTAATGCAAAAGCATTGGGTCGTACTACCCGTCGAAAAAATTCGAAGGCTGAGGAAGTTGCTAATTGA
- a CDS encoding VPS10 domain-containing protein has translation MKKRPAKILICSLLVSVSILVNAQTKDAADFFNQLSTERVASDNTILWEQVAPGNAGFANLVRYHPTIPGLVVLCPDMWNIYQSNNNGAEWYSMKDPDGNGDFYHIRDLYYSPSDANFGLAIESSRLWKTEDTGQNWTNLTNCPWYTKDADGYDKDGWRKKVASLAIDPNNKNVWFVGGGSNVRGQEWLSCYQEITAAQPHGTSADNEGKLWRTKDAGSSWTLVNAGMDTKAQVGRIIVNPKNSQQVFASSNYGLYRSDNGGTSWTQISAGKLDNDIVMDMDFYYNATTDQFVLYLIDQIQYHANGNTTKCTGGIFKSTDNGDNWTNITGDLGLDINQLTGGTPANYYKYIAKWFGITEAAAKSAYPTLPTHALQCFNMLSVDPSRESALYIGFADPQIANSIVPGRVWTTSNDGQKWINTARLYGDIWANDKAYWESRDNPYHENMKVGHESPHMQSGNDYALRSTRGIAVGVDGSVMMISDHSTMLSTDHGETWNQMDEDYTADGNIIGHGNSNLPALTIGQDKRYETAILGSGEHRVWIPTNDSPDDRQALKFIKSAQETVISMAFDPYDNQTIYSTSSRQANKQNIFRSSDGGLNWGNYGVATPATNAWGDDFYTNALTIDPIDNKYFYFGITSIKNASKENQGGFYFSDNQGKTFSQRNNGLPSPSRIKDIEFDPRDDTRASLFVAAEKNAFSQETPVAQGGLYHSSNRGENWTKVNTPSSVEGVNYIVIDHTNRMYITTGYRGAGDGVWYTDDFGTTWNQVFKYAGAECIDISPYDHNLLVVTVEYLSKNPGVFVSRDRGLSWVKSNKTIGSPNHIEDIKFNIQNPSELWLATLGCGFYKGEIENGSAVQAVSVSPKVIEYNAGDDKQITAEIIQNQYANETIVWKSDNPAVVTVDQYGLITPVNKGKATIWATISNDRFSDNCVVVVHENTLVGIKDILDPKNQTPTKENVFINPNIVSDSFSISGANENSDVNIYSMHGSKVLETKNTREINISDFKAGVYIVEILFEQARITKKIVKI, from the coding sequence ATGAAAAAAAGACCAGCCAAAATTCTAATATGCTCCTTGTTAGTAAGCGTTTCGATACTAGTAAATGCTCAAACCAAAGATGCTGCGGATTTTTTCAATCAACTTTCAACAGAACGAGTAGCCTCAGACAATACCATTCTTTGGGAACAAGTTGCTCCTGGAAATGCGGGATTTGCAAACTTGGTGCGTTACCACCCTACTATACCCGGATTGGTAGTTTTATGTCCTGATATGTGGAACATTTATCAATCGAATAATAATGGTGCCGAGTGGTACAGCATGAAAGATCCGGATGGCAATGGTGATTTTTACCACATTCGCGATTTGTATTATTCACCCAGTGATGCAAATTTTGGCTTGGCCATTGAATCTTCAAGATTGTGGAAAACGGAGGATACAGGACAAAACTGGACCAATCTTACGAATTGTCCGTGGTATACGAAAGATGCTGATGGCTACGATAAAGATGGTTGGAGAAAAAAGGTGGCCTCTTTAGCTATCGATCCAAACAATAAGAATGTTTGGTTTGTGGGCGGAGGTTCAAATGTAAGAGGACAAGAATGGTTATCCTGCTATCAGGAGATTACGGCAGCTCAACCACACGGCACAAGTGCTGATAATGAGGGGAAATTATGGCGTACAAAAGATGCTGGCTCAAGCTGGACTCTTGTTAATGCAGGAATGGATACAAAAGCACAAGTTGGACGTATTATTGTGAACCCAAAGAATTCACAACAGGTGTTTGCTTCATCAAACTATGGTTTGTATCGATCGGATAATGGAGGAACCAGCTGGACTCAGATTTCTGCAGGAAAGTTGGACAACGATATTGTTATGGACATGGATTTCTATTACAATGCGACAACTGATCAATTTGTTCTCTACCTGATTGATCAGATTCAATATCATGCCAATGGAAACACTACTAAATGTACTGGAGGAATTTTTAAATCGACTGATAACGGAGACAACTGGACAAATATTACCGGAGATTTAGGATTAGATATCAACCAATTAACAGGAGGTACGCCAGCAAATTACTACAAGTACATTGCCAAGTGGTTCGGCATTACTGAAGCTGCAGCAAAATCGGCTTACCCTACTTTGCCAACGCATGCCCTTCAATGTTTTAATATGCTAAGTGTTGATCCGAGTCGCGAAAGCGCATTGTACATTGGATTTGCCGACCCGCAAATTGCAAACTCAATTGTACCGGGACGGGTTTGGACAACCAGCAACGACGGTCAAAAATGGATAAATACAGCTCGTTTGTATGGAGATATCTGGGCCAACGATAAGGCATATTGGGAATCGAGAGACAATCCATATCATGAAAACATGAAAGTTGGTCATGAATCTCCTCACATGCAATCTGGTAACGATTATGCCTTGCGTTCCACCCGGGGAATTGCCGTTGGTGTGGATGGAAGCGTGATGATGATTTCGGATCACAGCACCATGCTAAGTACCGATCATGGGGAAACATGGAATCAAATGGATGAAGATTACACCGCTGATGGAAATATCATTGGTCACGGAAACAGTAACCTTCCTGCATTAACAATAGGACAAGATAAACGCTACGAAACGGCCATACTTGGATCGGGAGAGCATCGTGTATGGATTCCAACCAATGACAGTCCGGATGATCGCCAAGCATTAAAATTTATTAAAAGTGCACAGGAAACAGTAATCTCCATGGCTTTTGATCCATACGATAATCAAACCATTTATTCGACTTCGAGTCGACAGGCAAATAAGCAAAATATTTTTAGAAGTAGCGACGGAGGATTAAATTGGGGAAATTATGGTGTGGCCACACCTGCGACTAATGCTTGGGGCGATGATTTCTATACCAACGCACTGACTATTGATCCCATTGATAATAAATATTTCTATTTCGGAATTACAAGCATTAAAAATGCCTCGAAAGAAAATCAAGGCGGCTTTTATTTTTCTGATAATCAAGGAAAAACCTTTTCACAACGGAACAATGGTTTGCCTTCTCCTTCCAGAATAAAAGATATTGAATTTGATCCTCGTGATGATACCAGAGCCTCTTTGTTTGTGGCTGCAGAGAAAAACGCATTTTCTCAAGAGACACCTGTTGCACAGGGTGGCCTTTATCACTCAAGCAACAGAGGTGAAAATTGGACGAAAGTAAACACTCCATCTTCTGTTGAAGGAGTTAACTATATTGTCATCGATCATACAAACCGAATGTATATAACAACCGGATACCGTGGTGCAGGTGATGGTGTTTGGTATACCGATGATTTTGGAACTACCTGGAATCAAGTGTTTAAATATGCTGGGGCAGAATGCATCGATATCTCTCCTTACGACCATAATTTATTGGTGGTTACCGTAGAATACTTATCTAAAAATCCGGGTGTATTTGTAAGCCGTGACAGAGGACTTAGCTGGGTAAAAAGTAATAAAACGATAGGATCACCAAACCATATTGAGGACATCAAATTCAACATTCAAAATCCGTCGGAATTGTGGCTGGCTACATTAGGATGCGGTTTTTACAAAGGGGAAATCGAAAATGGTAGTGCAGTACAAGCCGTAAGCGTTTCTCCCAAAGTTATTGAATACAACGCGGGAGATGACAAGCAAATTACCGCTGAAATTATCCAAAATCAATACGCTAACGAAACGATTGTTTGGAAATCGGATAACCCTGCAGTTGTTACAGTCGATCAATATGGATTAATTACACCCGTAAACAAAGGAAAAGCTACAATTTGGGCTACCATTTCCAATGATCGGTTTTCAGACAATTGCGTAGTAGTGGTTCATGAAAATACCCTTGTAGGTATTAAGGATATACTCGATCCAAAAAATCAGACGCCAACGAAAGAAAATGTATTTATAAATCCAAACATCGTAAGTGATTCATTTTCCATAAGCGGAGCGAATGAAAATAGTGATGTAAATATCTACTCCATGCACGGAAGCAAGGTGTTGGAAACAAAGAACACCCGGGAAATTAATATTTCGGATTTTAAAGCTGGCGTTTACATTGTTGAAATACTCTTTGAACAAGCCCGTATCACCAAAAAAATAGTAAAAATCTAA